In Crinalium epipsammum PCC 9333, the following are encoded in one genomic region:
- a CDS encoding PRC-barrel domain-containing protein — protein MLKGSDIIGKPIITYDTGKQIEKVTDVIFDHNSNYILAFLVSDSGWFNTAKVIPIEDVHAIGTDAVIVKWKFAVVAAKKIREVKKILERNNVLKDTRVMTTDGRFLGTIIDLYFDERNGQIEGYEVEGGMFAHPETGRSFVPAPQTLRIGIDVAFVPPETVDLMSEQIVDIKGRNSALFDRGLPQSSTIGEIELPATELAPISNINTLELLPPTQEAPTVLQLNVESTQQKAFVIGKTVDRTVITPDGTPLVVQGQLVTLSDVEAAMRWGILNQLYLAAGGQVSDSPTLIQAEEVPLAEQPLRAFTKITDKKISAEIKSQPVSSYTVEQTKGRRLKQAVQTAEGFFIGAQGQIITLKVIEQARIFHKEQELIVAAGLTNSKLSRNSIKDQFNPIGNQQLASTSFGNNAVDNVIETQDIWGRLRRLVGGFKTPLSGVGEEERIKAALGRRVNRVILDNEDNFILNVGDMITHQTIEYAREAGVLDILLASIDGSTELVTAPRELLVSKASVTENEPSQQVN, from the coding sequence ATGCTGAAAGGAAGTGACATCATCGGTAAGCCGATTATCACCTACGATACAGGCAAACAGATTGAAAAAGTTACCGATGTGATTTTTGACCATAATAGTAATTACATTCTTGCCTTTTTAGTATCTGATAGTGGTTGGTTTAATACCGCTAAGGTAATACCCATAGAAGATGTACACGCCATTGGGACGGATGCAGTAATTGTCAAATGGAAGTTTGCAGTCGTAGCTGCTAAAAAAATACGTGAAGTTAAAAAAATTTTAGAACGTAATAATGTACTGAAAGACACAAGGGTGATGACCACAGATGGTCGCTTCTTGGGTACAATAATTGATTTATACTTCGATGAACGCAACGGTCAAATTGAAGGATATGAAGTCGAGGGTGGAATGTTTGCTCATCCTGAGACGGGACGTTCATTTGTACCAGCACCACAGACACTCAGAATAGGTATAGATGTGGCGTTTGTTCCCCCTGAAACTGTAGACTTGATGTCAGAACAAATTGTTGACATTAAGGGTAGAAATTCTGCCTTATTTGATCGTGGTTTACCTCAATCTTCTACCATAGGTGAGATTGAATTACCTGCAACTGAGCTTGCACCAATATCAAATATTAATACATTAGAACTATTACCACCAACTCAAGAAGCTCCTACAGTATTACAACTAAATGTTGAGTCAACTCAACAAAAAGCTTTTGTGATTGGCAAGACTGTGGATCGAACGGTGATTACTCCTGATGGTACGCCGTTAGTTGTGCAAGGTCAGTTAGTCACGCTTTCAGATGTAGAGGCGGCGATGCGTTGGGGTATTTTAAATCAGTTATATTTAGCTGCTGGCGGTCAAGTTTCAGATAGCCCTACTCTAATACAAGCAGAGGAAGTGCCACTAGCAGAGCAACCACTTCGGGCATTTACCAAAATAACAGACAAAAAAATTTCAGCCGAAATAAAATCACAGCCTGTTTCTAGTTATACGGTTGAACAAACAAAGGGTAGACGATTAAAGCAAGCTGTGCAAACTGCTGAAGGCTTTTTTATTGGCGCTCAAGGGCAAATTATCACTCTAAAAGTAATTGAGCAAGCAAGAATTTTTCACAAAGAACAGGAATTAATCGTGGCGGCTGGTTTAACAAATAGTAAGTTATCCCGTAATAGTATAAAAGATCAGTTCAACCCCATAGGTAATCAACAATTAGCATCTACTTCTTTTGGTAATAATGCTGTGGATAATGTAATTGAAACACAGGATATATGGGGGCGGTTAAGGAGATTAGTGGGTGGTTTTAAAACACCATTATCTGGAGTTGGGGAGGAGGAGCGTATTAAAGCCGCGTTGGGACGGCGTGTTAACCGAGTGATTCTAGATAATGAGGACAATTTTATTTTGAATGTGGGCGATATGATTACCCATCAAACAATTGAATATGCTAGAGAAGCTGGTGTGCTGGATATTTTACTGGCATCAATTGATGGTTCTACTGAGTTGGTGACAGCACCGAGGGAATTATTAGTAAGTAAGGCATCGGTGACAGAAAACGAACCCAGTCAGCAGGTGAATTAA
- a CDS encoding DUF2382 domain-containing protein encodes MVLYKLEELDDNYQATFDGDDVKGMDVYADVDEEKVGSVKNILVDESGNFRYLVIDTGGWIFGKQVLLPIGRARIDDNNRRIYATGLTKEQAKALPEFTDDLKIDHDYEESVRGVYRPQGVETSANLDASAPIDTAPLTMPSAAAPVVGANYNQAGSYNYDRDQDLYGMNDQNHKTLKLYQERLVANKTRAKAGEVTIGKHVETQTAQVAVPIEKERVVIERTSPSDAGRVVSPGEAKFNDGEVARVDVYTETPDVRKEAFVREEVRVSKEVTQETATAEGQVRREELDLNTGDNLNVDRR; translated from the coding sequence ATGGTACTTTACAAGCTCGAAGAACTTGATGATAACTACCAAGCTACTTTTGATGGTGATGATGTTAAAGGAATGGATGTCTATGCAGATGTAGACGAGGAAAAAGTTGGAAGTGTCAAAAACATTTTAGTTGATGAATCCGGTAATTTTCGTTATCTGGTAATCGACACAGGTGGTTGGATTTTCGGTAAGCAAGTATTATTGCCAATAGGTCGCGCACGGATTGATGATAATAACCGACGGATCTATGCAACCGGGTTAACTAAGGAGCAAGCCAAAGCTCTACCTGAATTCACCGACGATCTGAAAATTGATCATGATTATGAAGAGAGTGTCAGGGGAGTTTATCGCCCTCAAGGTGTAGAAACATCAGCAAATTTAGATGCCTCTGCACCTATTGATACAGCACCCTTAACTATGCCTTCTGCGGCTGCTCCTGTAGTTGGTGCTAACTATAATCAGGCAGGTAGCTACAATTATGATCGCGATCAAGATTTGTACGGGATGAATGATCAGAATCATAAAACGCTGAAGTTGTATCAAGAGCGGTTAGTAGCTAATAAAACCCGTGCTAAAGCAGGGGAAGTAACAATTGGTAAGCACGTAGAAACTCAAACAGCACAAGTTGCTGTACCCATAGAAAAAGAACGGGTGGTAATTGAACGCACTTCCCCATCTGATGCAGGGCGCGTTGTTAGTCCTGGTGAAGCTAAGTTCAACGACGGTGAAGTTGCACGGGTAGATGTTTATACAGAAACTCCTGATGTTCGCAAAGAAGCTTTTGTGCGTGAGGAAGTTAGAGTTAGCAAAGAAGTAACTCAAGAAACTGCTACTGCGGAAGGTCAAGTACGTCGGGAAGAATTGGATTTGAATACAGGCGATAACTTGAATGTAGATCGACGCTAA